The Pyrenophora tritici-repentis strain M4 chromosome 2, whole genome shotgun sequence genome window below encodes:
- a CDS encoding endoglucanase B: protein MFAKSAIILAAANLAAAHTTFQSFVINGKNMGQHFAVQTPSNGNNPILDVTSTAMICNGGKATSDEVEVAAGSKVGMQWHHNDPSSAGDGDDPIAPSHKGPVMVYIAKADSKGEGAVWTKIYEDGLSGGKWGVENFIANKGLIEVSLPNLEPGSYLIRPEVIGLHEAAAEKKAQFYNGCGQIKVTGSGSVALPATGVDMTKAYKATDPGVKFDIYSGKTDYTIPGPKVWTASSSGGSGSTTPATPATPADSPSASASASASPIAAPSKPVESTPSNGSGSGPSNGGSAPSTPSTPSTPSTGSGSGSSLPESFTIDQFISWLKSTTSSKTRRHARAFNL, encoded by the coding sequence ATGTTCGCCAAGTCTGCTATCATCCTGGCTGCTGCCAACCTCGCCGCTGCGCACACCACCTTCCAGAGCTTTGTCATCAACGGAAAGAACATGGGCCAGCACTTCGCCGTCCAGACCCCTTCCAACGGCAACAACCCCATCCTCGATGTCACCTCCACTGCCATGATCTGCAACGGCGGAAAGGCCACCTCCGACGAGGTTGAGGTTGCCGCCGGCTCCAAGGTCGGCATGCAATGGCACCACAACGATCCCTCCTCCGCCGGCGACGGTGACGACCCGATCGCCCCCTCCCACAAGGGTCCCGTCATGGTCTACATTGCAAAGGCCGACTCCAAGGGCGAGGGCGCCGTCTGGACCAAGATCTACGAGGATGGTCTCTCCGGCGGAAAGTGGGGAGTTGAGAACTTCATCGCCAACAAGGGACTCATCGAGGTCAGCCTGCCCAACCTCGAGCCCGGTAGCTACCTCATCCGCCCTGAGGTCATCGGCCTTCACGAGGCTGCAGCCGAAAAAAAAGCTCAGTTCTACAATGGTTGTGGTCAGATCAAGGTCACTGGCAGCGGCTCCGTCGCCCTCCCTGCTACCGGTGTCGACATGACCAAGGCTTACAAGGCCACTGACCCCGGTGTCAAGTTCGACATCTACAGCGGAAAGACTGATTACACCATCCCCGGCCCCAAGGTCTGGACTGCTTCCAGCAGCGGTGGCTCCGGCTCTACTACCCCTGCTACCCCTGCTACCCCCGCTGATTCTccctctgcctctgcctctgctTCCGCCTCGCCCATTGCTGCTCCCTCCAAGCCTGTCGAGTCTACTCCTTCCAACGGCTCCGGCTCCGGTCCTTCCAACGGCGGCTCTGCTCCTTCTACTCCTTCTACTCCTTCCACTCCTTCCACTGGCTCCGGCTCCGGCTCTTCCCTCCCCGAGAGCTTCACCATTGACCAGTTCATCAGCTGGCTCAAGTCCACCACCAGCAGCAAGACCCGCCGCCACGCCCGCGCTTTCAACTTGTAA